CGCAGGTCGTTGAGAAACGAGACGAGCACGATGCCATTGAGCATGGCCACTCCAAACACCGCAATGAACCCGATAGCCGAAGGCACCGACAGATACTGCCCGGTCACGAACAGGCCCACGATCCCGCCGATCATGGCGAACGGCACGTTGGCGATGATTAGCGTGGCATGGCGCACCGAATTGAACGCGGTATAGAGCAGGATGAAGATCAGCCCTATGGTTAGCGGCACGATCAGCCCCAGCCGTGCCATGGCACGTTGTTGATTCTCGAAAGCGCCACCCCACTCGACCCAGTAGCCGGTGGGCAGCTTGACGGCTTCGCGCATCCTGGCGTCGGCCTCCTTCACGAAACCATCGACGTCGCGGCCGGTCACGTCCATCTGCAACACGGCGTAGCGCTGCAGGGCTTCGCGGCGCACGAAGGAATAGCCTTCGTCGAGCTCGATCTTCGCCACCTGCGAGAACGGGATGAGCGCCCCCTCGGCGGTTCGGATCGGAATGGCCGCGATGGCGCCTGGATCGGCCCGCCAAGCGTCCGCCAGACGAACCACGATGTCGAAGCGTCGCCGGCCGTCGATCAAGGTGGAGACCGATGTGCCGCCGATGCCGGACTGGACGACCGCCAACACCTCGTCGGCATTGATGCCATGGCGCGCCGCGGCCGCGCGGTCCACCTTGATCACCAGTTGTGGCTTGCCCTTGTTGGCCTCGGCCGACAGGTCGGCCACGCCAGGCACTGTCTTGAGCACGCCCTGGATCTGGCCGGTCAGGCGGTCGAGCGTCTCCAGATCATCGCCGTAGAGTTTGAGCGCAAGCGTGGCACGCACGCCCGAGATCAGCTCTTCCACCCGCATCTGGATGGGCTGGGTCGCGCCGAACACCGCCGTGGGCACGGCCTGCTCCAGCGCCTCCTGCATCTCGCGCCCAAGCGCGGCGTAGGACTTGCGCTCGGGCCAATCCTGCTGGGGTTTGAGATCGAGCAAGATTTCCATGTAGTTCACGTCGGCCGTCTCGCCACGTTCGGCGCGCCCGATGGTGGACAGAACCGATTTGACTTGAGGAAACTGCTTGCGCAAAGTAGCATCGACCTCGTTGGAGACACGGATCGATTCCTCCAACGAGGTCGACGGAATTCCCGTCGCACGAAACATCAGCGAGCCCTCCTGCAGCGTCGGCATGAACTCTTTGCCCAGCAGCGGAAACAGCGCCAGCGCCGCCACGAGCGCCACCACGGCTCCGCCAATCACCGCCTTCTTGCGATCCAGCGCCCATGCCAGCAACGGCTGGTAGATGCGCTTGGCGCCGCGCACGAGGAAGGTGTCACGCTCTTCCTTGGGCTTGAGGATCAGGGCCGCCAGCACCGGCACCAAGGTGAGCGACAGCAGCAGCGACCCGGCCATGGCGAAGCTGATGGTCAGCGCCATGGGCTTGAACATCTTGCCCTCCAGGCCCGTGAGAGAGAACAGCGGCAGGAACACCACGATGATGATCAGGATCGCAAAGGCGATCGGGTTGACCACCTCGCGCGCGGCTTGCAGGATCAGTGCGGTCTTGTTCACCGGCTGTCCCGACTCGCGTGCGTGGGCCAGGAGGCGGAAGGCGTTTTCCACCATCACCACCGCTCCGTCCACCATCATCCCGGTACCGATCGCCAGGCCCGCCAACGACATCAGGTTGGCCGACAGGCCGAACTGCTGCATCAGGATGAAGGCAATCAGCATGGCCAGTGGCAGCGTCACGATGACGACGATGGCCGAGCGGATTTCGCCCAAAAACAGAAACAGCACGATCGCCACCAGAATCGAGCCCTCCACCAACGCGCTCTCCGCAGTGCTGAGCGCCTTGGCAACCAGTTCCGTGCGGTCGTAGATGGGTTTGAGCGTCACGCCGCTGGGCAGTGCCGCCTGCGCAATGGCGAGTTTCGTCTTGACGTTGTCCACCACCTCCTTGGCGTTTTCGTGGATGCGAGCGAGAGCCACCCCCAGTACCGTCTCGCGTCCATCCTTGGTGACCGCGCCAAAGCGCAGACCGCCCGCTTCCACCACCTGTGCCACGTCACGCACATAGACCGGCGCGCCGCCGCGCTCAGCCACCACGATAGCGCCGATGTCGGTCGTATTCGCGACCAAACCCAGCCCGCGTACGAGATATTGCTCGGAACCCACGTTGATGTACTGGCCGCCGACCTGTTTGTTGTTGGCCGCGAGTCGTTCCATCACATCCTTGAACGACAGCCCGTACTTGATCAGCCGCTGCGGATCGATGCGCACCTGGTACTGCTTTTCCTCGCCGCCCCAGGACATCACATCGTCCACGCCGGGGGCGGTGCGCAGAATCAGGCGCACCGTCCAGTCGTGCAGCGTGCGCAAGTCCATCGCCGACAACTTCTGGTCGGCCGACTCGATTGTGTACCAGAACACCTGCCCGAGGCCCGAACTGTTGGGCCCGAGCACCGGCTCGCCATAGCCCGGCGGCAAGCGGTCCTTGGCTTCCTGCAACTTCTCACCCACCAGGCGGCGGGCGAAATAGATATCGACGTTGTCCTTGAAGTAGACGCCCACATAGGACAGGCCGAACAGCGACACCGATCGCACTTCCTCGACGCCCGGCAAACCGGCCATCGCGCCCTCGATCGGCGTGGTCAGCAGTTTCTCG
This portion of the Comamonas flocculans genome encodes:
- a CDS encoding efflux RND transporter permease subunit yields the protein MLNAIVNTSLRYKVLVLVAFMVIIGLGVRAFQQVPVDAFPDVTPTQVNIYTESAGLAAEDVEKLLTTPIEGAMAGLPGVEEVRSVSLFGLSYVGVYFKDNVDIYFARRLVGEKLQEAKDRLPPGYGEPVLGPNSSGLGQVFWYTIESADQKLSAMDLRTLHDWTVRLILRTAPGVDDVMSWGGEEKQYQVRIDPQRLIKYGLSFKDVMERLAANNKQVGGQYINVGSEQYLVRGLGLVANTTDIGAIVVAERGGAPVYVRDVAQVVEAGGLRFGAVTKDGRETVLGVALARIHENAKEVVDNVKTKLAIAQAALPSGVTLKPIYDRTELVAKALSTAESALVEGSILVAIVLFLFLGEIRSAIVVIVTLPLAMLIAFILMQQFGLSANLMSLAGLAIGTGMMVDGAVVMVENAFRLLAHARESGQPVNKTALILQAAREVVNPIAFAILIIIVVFLPLFSLTGLEGKMFKPMALTISFAMAGSLLLSLTLVPVLAALILKPKEERDTFLVRGAKRIYQPLLAWALDRKKAVIGGAVVALVAALALFPLLGKEFMPTLQEGSLMFRATGIPSTSLEESIRVSNEVDATLRKQFPQVKSVLSTIGRAERGETADVNYMEILLDLKPQQDWPERKSYAALGREMQEALEQAVPTAVFGATQPIQMRVEELISGVRATLALKLYGDDLETLDRLTGQIQGVLKTVPGVADLSAEANKGKPQLVIKVDRAAAARHGINADEVLAVVQSGIGGTSVSTLIDGRRRFDIVVRLADAWRADPGAIAAIPIRTAEGALIPFSQVAKIELDEGYSFVRREALQRYAVLQMDVTGRDVDGFVKEADARMREAVKLPTGYWVEWGGAFENQQRAMARLGLIVPLTIGLIFILLYTAFNSVRHATLIIANVPFAMIGGIVGLFVTGQYLSVPSAIGFIAVFGVAMLNGIVLVSFLNDLRRQGLPLRQVVTQGAALRLRPVLMTASVAILGLVPMLLSSGVGAETQRPLATVVVGGLITSTLLTLLLLPLMYEWAEARAQRRAQQPSQPTREGEPS